A region of the Anolis carolinensis isolate JA03-04 chromosome 1, rAnoCar3.1.pri, whole genome shotgun sequence genome:
AAcaaacgagccctcctcgcggcGACTccctccctctgtgtgtgtgagagaaagtgtGGCGCGCGCGCAGGGAGGGAAGCGGGGAGCGCGAGCTTGGTAACGAACAAACCCTCCTCGCGGCGTCTCCCTCCTTCTGTGTGCGTGAGCGAGAGTGTGGCGCGCGCGCGGAGGAAAGAGAGCGCGCGCGCCTGGTAACGAACGAGCCCTCCTCGTGGTCACGTGTTGTTTTGCTCTTCGCGGCGAGAAGTTCTTCGTAGGCGTCCGTGGTCCTGAAAGGCAGCGCTGAGGAGAAACCGCAGGGCCGGGTGGGAAAGAGGAGGATGGAGCCGCCCGGCAGGGCCTCCTCAGCCGGTGCCCTCCTCAGCCACAACAACAGCCACACGGCGGCGGCGGCGACGGAGCCCCAGCcgccccttccccctccccctccgccGCCTTTGCCTCCAGACGTGCGGAAGACGGGCTACCTGCGCAAGCACCACAAGCATGGGCACCGGCGCTTCTTCGTGCTGCGGGGCCCTCCGGGAGAGggctcgcaggcgcggctggagTACTACGAGAGCGAGAAGAAGTGGCTGGGGAAGGCGTCGCCAGTGCCGAAGCGGAGCCTGACGCTGGAGGGCTGCCTGCAGGTGCACAAGCGGGCCGACGCCCGGCACCGGCACCTGGTGGCGCTCTTCGCGCGGGGCGAGTCCTGGGCGCTGGCTGCGGAGAGCGCCGAGGAGCAGGAGGGCTGGTACCGCGCCATCGCCGCTCTTCTACCCGCCGCGGGAGGCGAGGATGAAGACGACGAGGGCGGCGGCGGGGGGGGTCTTGAGGATGATTTCCTGGAGGTGTGGCAGGTGTCGGTGCGGGCGCGCGGGCTGGGCCAGAGCCGGGGCCTGTCCGGGGTGCAGCGGCTGTGCTTGGCGCGGCGGAGCGTGGCGCTGGTGCGGCTCAAGGGCGAGCGGCCCAGCGTGGCCTTGCCCCTCATGAGCATCCGCCGTTGCGGCCACTCGGACGGCTTCTTCTTCCTTGAGCTGGGCCGCTCCGCCGCCACGGGGCCCGGCGAGCTCTGGATGCAGGCCGGCGACGCCGTGGTGGCGCAGAGCATCCACGAGACAGTCCTGGGCGCCATGCGGGCCCTGCGTGAGCCCCGCTGCCCCGCGCGCCCCCGCAGCAAGAGCcagtcctcctcctccgcctcctctgcctcttcctcctcatcttcctccaATTCCTCCTTCCTGTGTAGCAGGCCCATCTCCGTCCCGGGACCCCCCAGCAGGACCGGACTCTTCCTCCGGCGCTCCAGGACTGACATCTTGGCGCCCTGCGGCGAGGGAGACAGCCCCCAAAAGAGCCCCCAGAAGAGCAATGCCCTGACCTCAGAGCCCAGAAGCAGCAGTAGCACTCCCGAGACACCCCCTCCTCTGGGCAGCTATGTTGCCATGGATCATTTGGGGGCTCCCCGGAAGCGCACGCTCTCATTAACCGCACCCGTGCAGCCCTGCCTTGTACCCCTTGCCTCAGCCTCCCTGGACGAGTACACCCTCATGCGGGCCACCCAACCCTGCCCTCGGGTGGCCGCTGTGCTTTATCCTGAGGATTATTGCGACCTAGAGGCCTGCTCTGTGGGAAAGGAGGAAGGCTATATGCCCATGGCCCCCAGGACGATGCCCATTTTGCCCTTGCAGGACGCTTGCCTGTCCCTGAGCCCCACTGGTGTATCTCCGTCACATCCGCTCAGCAGCGGGAGTTCCTCTGACGACAGTGGGTACATGCAAATGTGGGGTACTGGCCCAACCAAGCTATCCAGGGAGAGTCCTGCCAGAGGAGACTATATCAACATGTCCCCTTTGCTGTTCCCTTCTTTGTGTGGACCTTCTCCTGCTTCTTCTTCAGAAGGCTATGGCACCCAGAGTCCCGGGGAACAACCTGGATGCTTCTGTAGTGCTCCCTGGACCCCTGGTGAAAGAAAGAACAGTGACCAATACATGCTGATGAGTTCTCCAGGCACTCCCTATGCCTCCTGGGCCTCTGGTGAAAGAAAGAACAGTGACCAGTATGTGATGATGAGTTCCCCAGGAGTTCCCAAAGCAGAGGGCAGCTACGCCGCTATGCCTTTCCCCATTCACCACAGCCGAATGGAGCCTTTCCTCAGTCGCCATTCTTTACGGTTGTCGCTGCCTAGCAGGGAGGAGCCACCCACCTTGAATGAACCCCAGAGTCCCAGTGGGGAATATGTCAACATTAGCTACTCCCAAGCACCACTTTGCGATGGTCCCACCTTCCTGCTCGGCTCTAGTTTAGGTAATCGAAGCAGACCATGTGACTCCAGTTATACAAACATCAGATCGGGTGGGTCACAGTCAAGTACCCTCTCGGTGGGGTCCCTGGAGGAAGCGCTTTTGCCAGAAGTCTCCCCTAGCCCTGAGCCCTCTGGCAAGCCTTATGTAAAGGTTGGGGTAGAGCAGGCTTGTCTTTCCAGCCCACTTTCTGAGGCTGGTGACTACACAGAGATGTTTTTCACAACAGCCACTGCTCCCCCCCAACCCATCTCACATAAGCTAGAAACGGTTCGTGTAAGCAGCCCAGTGTCTGGCCTGAAGCGGCTGACACTTTCTGGAATGGAGACCTTTCTCTTGGCTAGCCCGCCTCCTGATCCCAATCACGGAGCCAAAGTCATCCGTGCTGATCCTCAGGGGCGCCGCAGGCACAGCTCAGAGACGTTCTCCTCCACGACCACCGTGACCCCCGTTTCTCCTTCTTTTGCACACAAACCTAAGCGACACAACTCTGCCTCTGTGGAAAATGTGTCCCTCAGGAAAAACGAAGGCCTTGTGGAAGAGCAAAATGGCAGCCCTATGTGTCGGGAGACGTCTGCTGGCTTCCAGCATGGCCTCAACCATATTGCTCTTGAAGGAGACCATCTGGCCAATGCTTATCAAGGGAAGCACAAAGGCAAGCATCCTCTCAATGGGAGTATTGATGGTACTTACACCACTATAGACTTTCGGAACCGCAATTTGAATGAAGCTTCGTCAGTAAAAGGTAAGTTTCCACATGacagccttcttttcttttccatccCTCTGATAACCAACAGGTTTTTGCAAGAGGGACCATGCTGTAACTAAGAAAAGGCAACATTTGAGGGTATCTACTAATTCAAAAGGTTTTCTAGAACTTGGTGGGAGATGCTAGTTTAACATTAAGCCAAATGATTCCAAATGTAAATGCGGGAGAGCCTCAGAGTCTAAACAAGACCAGACAGTGGTGCAGACTATCTGATTTCAGATAGATTTTCAAGCCTGCAATGAAAGTTCTACCAGCATGGTCTAATTTCTCGGTCCTGTAACATCTTCAGGTTGCATTCCTTCACATACTAGGAATAAACTCCACTGAACCCTAAGTAAGTTGTGGAGAATaaacattttttgtgtgtcaagagcaacttgagaaactaaaaatcacttctggtgtgagagaattggctgtctgcaaggacattgcccaggggatgcccagatgttttaccatcttgtcgGAGGTTTATCtcgtccccacatggggagctaga
Encoded here:
- the irs2 gene encoding insulin receptor substrate 2 isoform X2; translated protein: MEPPGRASSAGALLSHNNSHTAAAATEPQPPLPPPPPPPLPPDVRKTGYLRKHHKHGHRRFFVLRGPPGEGSQARLEYYESEKKWLGKASPVPKRSLTLEGCLQVHKRADARHRHLVALFARGESWALAAESAEEQEGWYRAIAALLPAAGGEDEDDEGGGGGGLEDDFLEVWQVSVRARGLGQSRGLSGVQRLCLARRSVALVRLKGERPSVALPLMSIRRCGHSDGFFFLELGRSAATGPGELWMQAGDAVVAQSIHETVLGAMRALREPRCPARPRSKSQSSSSASSASSSSSSSNSSFLCSRPISVPGPPSRTGLFLRRSRTDILAPCGEGDSPQKSPQKSNALTSEPRSSSSTPETPPPLGSYVAMDHLGAPRKRTLSLTAPVQPCLVPLASASLDEYTLMRATQPCPRVAAVLYPEDYCDLEACSVGKEEGYMPMAPRTMPILPLQDACLSLSPTGVSPSHPLSSGSSSDDSGYMQMWGTGPTKLSRESPARGDYINMSPLLFPSLCGPSPASSSEGYGTQSPGEQPGCFCSAPWTPGERKNSDQYMLMSSPGTPYASWASGERKNSDQYVMMSSPGVPKAEGSYAAMPFPIHHSRMEPFLSRHSLRLSLPSREEPPTLNEPQSPSGEYVNISYSQAPLCDGPTFLLGSSLGNRSRPCDSSYTNIRSGGSQSSTLSVGSLEEALLPEVSPSPEPSGKPYVKVGVEQACLSSPLSEAGDYTEMFFTTATAPPQPISHKLETVRVSSPVSGLKRLTLSGMETFLLASPPPDPNHGAKVIRADPQGRRRHSSETFSSTTTVTPVSPSFAHKPKRHNSASVENVSLRKNEGLVEEQNGSPMCRETSAGFQHGLNHIALEGDHLANAYQGKHKGKHPLNGSIDGTYTTIDFRNRNLNEASSVKE
- the irs2 gene encoding insulin receptor substrate 2 isoform X1 — translated: MEPPGRASSAGALLSHNNSHTAAAATEPQPPLPPPPPPPLPPDVRKTGYLRKHHKHGHRRFFVLRGPPGEGSQARLEYYESEKKWLGKASPVPKRSLTLEGCLQVHKRADARHRHLVALFARGESWALAAESAEEQEGWYRAIAALLPAAGGEDEDDEGGGGGGLEDDFLEVWQVSVRARGLGQSRGLSGVQRLCLARRSVALVRLKGERPSVALPLMSIRRCGHSDGFFFLELGRSAATGPGELWMQAGDAVVAQSIHETVLGAMRALREPRCPARPRSKSQSSSSASSASSSSSSSNSSFLCSRPISVPGPPSRTGLFLRRSRTDILAPCGEGDSPQKSPQKSNALTSEPRSSSSTPETPPPLGSYVAMDHLGAPRKRTLSLTAPVQPCLVPLASASLDEYTLMRATQPCPRVAAVLYPEDYCDLEACSVGKEEGYMPMAPRTMPILPLQDACLSLSPTGVSPSHPLSSGSSSDDSGYMQMWGTGPTKLSRESPARGDYINMSPLLFPSLCGPSPASSSEGYGTQSPGEQPGCFCSAPWTPGERKNSDQYMLMSSPGTPYASWASGERKNSDQYVMMSSPGVPKAEGSYAAMPFPIHHSRMEPFLSRHSLRLSLPSREEPPTLNEPQSPSGEYVNISYSQAPLCDGPTFLLGSSLGNRSRPCDSSYTNIRSGGSQSSTLSVGSLEEALLPEVSPSPEPSGKPYVKVGVEQACLSSPLSEAGDYTEMFFTTATAPPQPISHKLETVRVSSPVSGLKRLTLSGMETFLLASPPPDPNHGAKVIRADPQGRRRHSSETFSSTTTVTPVSPSFAHKPKRHNSASVENVSLRKNEGLVEEQNGSPMCRETSAGFQHGLNHIALEGDHLANAYQGKHKGKHPLNGSIDGTYTTIDFRNRNLNEASSVKVC